The genomic interval CATCTGCATCCCATTGCCGTCGCTCCACACCAGTTCGGCGCGGCCGTCGCCGTCGAAATCGTCGATGGCCAGCACGCGCCAACCGGCGCCGACGGTGAACGAGCGTCCGGCCAGGCGCTGGCCGTCGTGCAGGGTCCAGGTCGCCAGATAGCC from Salifodinibacter halophilus carries:
- a CDS encoding VCBS repeat-containing protein, encoding ASSSGTVVNYGQNCTPRRLPVPPRDLDGDGGSDMAWLHELGYLATWTLHDGQRLAGRSFTVGAGWRVLAIDDFDGDGRAELVWSDGNGMQM